From the Synechococcus sp. KORDI-49 genome, the window ATGCGTTGCGTCTGGGCAATGGCCTGACGACGTTCTTCCTCGGCTGACTCCAGGGCACCTCTGTTCTGCTGCAGCTGGCGGCGGCTGTCCTGAAGTTTCTGTTGCAGTCCGTCGAGCTCAAACAGCCCAACCCGCAACTGACGGCTGACCAGCAGCATCAGACCGAGGGACAGCGCACTGATCAGGCTGCCGGTGAGCACCGTGATCAGCACCGCCGTCCGTCGGGGTCGCATGTTGAACAGGCTGAGGCGTGCCTTGCCGACACGGCTGCCCAACCTGTCGCCCAGAGCTGAAAGCACGCCGCCGAGCACCAGCAGCGCGATGATCAGCAGCCATCCGCTCACGGCGTCACCTCCCAGTGGGGCTGACTCTCAGCTGAACCGCTTGGCCAGAGCAATCGGATCCAGAACCGTGATCTTCTTGCGGTCAATCTGAACGAGACCGGATTGACGCAAGTCTCCCAGCAGTCGGGTGATCGTGACCCGCGTGGAGCCGATCGCCTCGGCGATGGCCTGATGGGAGAGGCGGAGGTCGATGGTGATGCCCAGTTGGTCCGGCACGCCGAAGTCCCGACAGAGCACCAGCAGAAAACTCACCAGGCGGGAGGACATGTCCCGGTGCGTGAGGGTCTCGATCATTGTTTCGGTCTGCAGAATCCTGCTGGAGAGACCCTGAAGCAGCCTGAGCCCGACTGCGGTGTCGGCCTCAATCGCGGCACGGACTGAGCCGGCCGGTGCCGTCACCATCTCCACCCGGGTGAAGGCGACAGCGTGATAAAAGCGATCGGAACGGTGGCCTGTGAGCAGCGACAGCACCCCGAACAGGCTGTTCTCACGAAGCAGAGCGACGGTGATCTCTTCGCCCGACTCATAGACCCTGGAAAGCCGCACGGCACCGCGCCGGATCAGGTAAACCCTCTCGGCGGGATCACCTGGAAAGAAGATGGTCTTGTTTCGTTCGACAAGTTCCGTGCTGGCGCCGTCCAGATCTCTGATGACATCAAGCAGCGAGCGGGATGAGCTGACCGGCTGGTCCTGGGGCGCATGGGCCGAAACGGCGACGTAACGGCTGAACCCACTGCTGGTTCCCAACAATCCGTTTCGACTGGTTAAAAGTTAAGGATCGACCCTGTTCAGCTGTGTAGCCGTTATTACGCAATCAGCTGCGGCTGCTCAGGGCATGGCTCTGGGCGGCCAGAAGGGCGTCAAGCCCGGGCTGCGCCAGATCCAGCAGGACGTTCAGCTGCCCGCGGCTGAACGGAGCTCCTTCGGCCGTGCCCTGGATCTCCAGGAGACTCCCGTCGCCTGAGGCGACCACATTCAGATCAACGTCAGCTCGGCTGTCTTCGCTGTAATCCAGATCCAGCAGCGGCTTGCCCTCCAGGAGTCCGACGGACACCGCTGCCACCTGGCTCCGGATCGGCTGGCGCTCCAGGATCCCCTGGGCGATCAGACGGTCACAGGCCAGCTGCAGAGCCATCCAGGCCCCGGTGACCGACGCGGTTCGGGTGCCGGCATCCGCCTGGATCACATCACAATCGATTAGCAGGCTGCGTTCTCCGAGAGCTTCCAGGTCCACCGCGGCGCGCAGGCTGCGGCCGATCAATCGCTGAATCTCCTGGGTGCGGCCGGAGAGCTTGAGCAATTCCCGCGACTGCCTCTGAGGTGTGGAGCCGGGCAGGAGCCGGTATTCAGCGCTGATCCAGCCCAGTCCGTTCCCCTTCCGCCAGCGCGGCACCGTCTCTTCGAGGCAGACGCTGCACAGAACTGCCGTGCGTCCGGTGCGCACGATCAATGAACTGAGAGCGAACCCCATCGGATCCCAGCTCACTTCAAACGGCCGAAGGGCATCTGGACGACGCCCGTCGGCTCGGGTCTCGGAGGGATCCACCATGAACCTGATTTCACAGCACACCATCCGTAGTGTCAATGGCCTTGTGGAGTCGCATCGCGCCGCTACATTCGAGGTCTGCAGGGTGTATCCCTGGTGACACCCGACGCGATGACCGCAAGCCTGACCACCAGCCATCGATCCTCTGGAGCCCTGACCGGGGATCGCCATGCGCTGGAGAGGGCCGGTCTGCGTCCGCTTCCGCCGCTTCCCGCATCCGCGCCGCTGCATCTGGTGGCTCCGGAGGGCCAGCTGCAGGTGCATACGGCCTCCTATCGGGGCAGTTTTTCCAGTGTTCTCAGCCAGGCGATGCGGGCGGCAGGGCTCGGCAGCCGCGTCCTGATCGCCCAGTTCCTCAAGGGGGGGGTGAAGCAGGGGCCGGAGGGCTGTGTGCTGCTCTGCGGCGGGCTCACCTGGCTGCGTCCGGATATTCCGGCGTGTCTTGCGGAGCCCGATCAGCCTGGTGGTTCCGATGCCGTCGATGCCGTCTGGCAGGCCTGCCGGCGCCATCTCGCTGAAGGCGACCTTGATCAACTGGTGCTGGATGAAGTCGGTCTCGCGGCAGCGCTCGGCTACCTGAAGGAAGATGAGCTTCTGTCGAGCCTGCAGCAGCGTCCAGGCTCCATGGATGTGATCATCACTGGGCCGGCGATTCCTTCCAGCGTCATGGCCATGGCGGATCAGGTCACCGAACTGCGCAGAGGTTTCTGATGCTCAAGAACGATCGCTGGATCACCGAGCAGGCTCAGAAGGGGATGCTCGAGCCCTTCCAGGCAGGTCTGGTGCGCCATCTTGATCCGGAGCAACGTCTGCGACCGGTTCTGAGCTTCGGATGTTCCTCCTACGGCTACGACCTTCGCCTCTCCCCGCAGGAGTTCATGATCTTCCGGCATGTGCCCGGAACGGTGATGAACCCCAAGCGGTTCAATCCCGCCAATCTGGAGCCCACGCCTCTGCATGAGGACGAGGACGGTGGCTACTTCATCCTTCCAGCGCATTCCTACGGCCTCGGTGTCGCCCTGGAGAAGCTTCGGGTGCCCGCCAACATCACGGTGATCTGTCTCGGCAAGAGCACCTATGCGCGGCTGGGCATCATCGTCAACACAACCCCCGCTGAAGCGAGCTGGGAAGGGCATCTGACGCTTGAGTTCAGCAACAGCTCCGGTGCTGACTGCCGTATCTATGCCAATGAAGGCATCTGTCAGCTGCTGTTCTTTGAGGGGGACCCCTGCGACACGACCTACAGCGATCGGCAGGGTAAATATCAGCATCAGCCGGAGCGTGTCACCCTGGCCCGCATCTAGGGAGCCAGGCGCGCTCTGTGCAGCCGGCTCTTCTCGTACCACTCGGCGAACTGCGGAGCCCAGTCCACCAGATGCGGCCACATCAAGTCGCAGAGTCTGCGGATCTCCAGCTGAGCATCAAGCTTCGCCCGCAGATCCATGAAGTGAAGGAAAGCCCTCAGGCTGAAGCTCACGATGAAATGCTGGCGGTAGTCGAAGGGAAGGATGCCGCGGGCATGTTCCTCCGCAAATCCGGCACGCAGCAGATCCCTGTAACGCTCGGCTGATTGCTGGCAGTGGTTGAGATCAAGTTCACGCTCCGCCTGGCTGTAGAGGTATTTCTTCCCCTGTCGGTCGCTGTACTCCCCGACCGGTCGCAGGTAGAAGACCTCCTCCAGGGGCAGTTCGCCGTCCGCAGCCCGGCAGATGCGCTCGCCGGTGTATCGCATCGACTGCACATCGAAACTGACGCCCACCCGATGCGTCCGGGCCTGTTGCATCACCGAATGCGGAAACCAGCCCACGTTCAGAACGATCTGAGCATGTTCGAGCGGACCGAAATGGCCCCGTTCCCCGGCAAGCAGCCGTTTGATGCAGATCTCGCCAGCCCGTTGTTCGTCAGGCCAGCTGTCCCGATTAGCGGCCACAAAACCCTCGCTGTAGTCCTGATGCATCGCGGCATAGATGCATTGCTGCGGATTCGGCGTGGCGGCGATCAGATCGACTCGGAAACGCTCCATGGCGTGCTGTTCAGCAGCTCGGTCCTGTGATCATGACGGTGATGGCCCGGCCATGCCCGTCAACCGTGGCTGCGGGGTCCGGTTCTGTCGGTGCTGGCCAGATCCTCAAGGGTGCTCGTGCTTCCGATTCCCTGAAGTGCTGGAACGGGGGTGTCGTTGATCAGGGCGTCACCAAGCGCCTGGAGTTCCTGGGGTGTCCGCACGCCGATGGAACGACCACGAGGCTGACCGTCCGCTGCGAAGAGGTTCAGCTGTGGGATGCCGTTGACCTCGTACCGGTCCACCAGATCGAGCCAACGGGGATTGTCGACATTCACCAGCACCACGTCGAGGCGATCCCGCGTGGATTGCTCCAGGCTCAGCATCGCCGGAGCCATCTCCCGGCAGGCCTGGCACCAGTCGGCATAGAACTCGATCAGCGTCGGCTGGCCATTGCTGAGCGCGACATCAGGATCCAGAGAACGCCGTGCCAACTGCTCCATCGGGGATTCGCTCTGGAGACCACCGCGCAGAACAAGGAGGGCCAGCGCGAGCGCGAAGGCCACCGCCAGCAGCAGGCCTTTCTGGAACGCTCCCAGGCTGGCTGGTGGTGGGCTGGCAGACATGACGGACTCCGTTCAGGTGCACTCTGACAGGGCTCTCCGAAGGCTGTGGCTAGCGTTTGGCCATGCCGATCCTGAGCCTGTTCACGCTGCCCTTCCGGGCTCCACTGCTGGGGGGGCTCTTCCTTGTGGCGCTGGTGATGGGCAACCACTGGACCGTCAATCAGAGCATCTACGCCCAGAACCAGTCGATCAGCGTGAGTGTGTTCTGGCTGATCCAGCTGATTCAGGTCATCGCCGTGGTGGTCGTCTTCAC encodes:
- the dcd gene encoding dCTP deaminase, whose product is MLKNDRWITEQAQKGMLEPFQAGLVRHLDPEQRLRPVLSFGCSSYGYDLRLSPQEFMIFRHVPGTVMNPKRFNPANLEPTPLHEDEDGGYFILPAHSYGLGVALEKLRVPANITVICLGKSTYARLGIIVNTTPAEASWEGHLTLEFSNSSGADCRIYANEGICQLLFFEGDPCDTTYSDRQGKYQHQPERVTLARI
- the thyX gene encoding FAD-dependent thymidylate synthase, whose translation is MERFRVDLIAATPNPQQCIYAAMHQDYSEGFVAANRDSWPDEQRAGEICIKRLLAGERGHFGPLEHAQIVLNVGWFPHSVMQQARTHRVGVSFDVQSMRYTGERICRAADGELPLEEVFYLRPVGEYSDRQGKKYLYSQAERELDLNHCQQSAERYRDLLRAGFAEEHARGILPFDYRQHFIVSFSLRAFLHFMDLRAKLDAQLEIRRLCDLMWPHLVDWAPQFAEWYEKSRLHRARLAP
- a CDS encoding thioredoxin domain-containing protein, with the translated sequence MSASPPPASLGAFQKGLLLAVAFALALALLVLRGGLQSESPMEQLARRSLDPDVALSNGQPTLIEFYADWCQACREMAPAMLSLEQSTRDRLDVVLVNVDNPRWLDLVDRYEVNGIPQLNLFAADGQPRGRSIGVRTPQELQALGDALINDTPVPALQGIGSTSTLEDLASTDRTGPRSHG
- a CDS encoding cob(I)yrinic acid a,c-diamide adenosyltransferase, whose protein sequence is MTASLTTSHRSSGALTGDRHALERAGLRPLPPLPASAPLHLVAPEGQLQVHTASYRGSFSSVLSQAMRAAGLGSRVLIAQFLKGGVKQGPEGCVLLCGGLTWLRPDIPACLAEPDQPGGSDAVDAVWQACRRHLAEGDLDQLVLDEVGLAAALGYLKEDELLSSLQQRPGSMDVIITGPAIPSSVMAMADQVTELRRGF
- the ntcA gene encoding global nitrogen regulator NtcA gives rise to the protein MGTSSGFSRYVAVSAHAPQDQPVSSSRSLLDVIRDLDGASTELVERNKTIFFPGDPAERVYLIRRGAVRLSRVYESGEEITVALLRENSLFGVLSLLTGHRSDRFYHAVAFTRVEMVTAPAGSVRAAIEADTAVGLRLLQGLSSRILQTETMIETLTHRDMSSRLVSFLLVLCRDFGVPDQLGITIDLRLSHQAIAEAIGSTRVTITRLLGDLRQSGLVQIDRKKITVLDPIALAKRFS
- the rph gene encoding ribonuclease PH; the encoded protein is MVDPSETRADGRRPDALRPFEVSWDPMGFALSSLIVRTGRTAVLCSVCLEETVPRWRKGNGLGWISAEYRLLPGSTPQRQSRELLKLSGRTQEIQRLIGRSLRAAVDLEALGERSLLIDCDVIQADAGTRTASVTGAWMALQLACDRLIAQGILERQPIRSQVAAVSVGLLEGKPLLDLDYSEDSRADVDLNVVASGDGSLLEIQGTAEGAPFSRGQLNVLLDLAQPGLDALLAAQSHALSSRS